In one window of Haloprofundus halophilus DNA:
- a CDS encoding DUF7384 family protein produces MTERAEVTERSEASPARVVADADVLAADLLVGGDSRRALDCLREHSWTTLVASDALLDDAEAVVTSLADAELATDWRERVETLREPVDHADGDHPALGSAYHGGAMHLLTLDPRLQTAQAGATLRKRVSLSVRHPKAFATLFDAASLYREVEGGEYPGPDRDPRT; encoded by the coding sequence ATGACTGAGCGCGCGGAAGTGACCGAGCGATCCGAGGCGTCTCCCGCGCGCGTCGTCGCCGACGCGGACGTGCTCGCGGCGGACCTGCTCGTCGGCGGCGACTCCCGGCGAGCGCTCGACTGTCTCCGCGAGCACTCGTGGACGACGCTCGTCGCCAGCGACGCGCTGTTGGACGACGCCGAGGCCGTCGTCACCTCGCTGGCGGACGCGGAACTGGCGACCGACTGGCGCGAGAGAGTCGAGACGCTGCGCGAACCGGTCGACCACGCCGACGGCGACCACCCGGCGCTGGGTTCGGCGTACCACGGCGGCGCGATGCACCTCCTGACGCTCGACCCGCGCCTCCAGACGGCGCAGGCGGGCGCGACGCTTCGGAAACGCGTCTCGCTGAGCGTCCGCCACCCGAAGGCGTTCGCGACGCTGTTCGACGCCGCGAGTCTGTATCGGGAAGTCGAAGGCGGCGAGTATCCGGGTCCGGACCGCGACCCGCGGACGTAA
- a CDS encoding putative sulfate/molybdate transporter yields the protein MALADVRESRTIRFDTGEVTGALGGSVTVLPIVVALGALTPMSLSHVLVAFGLFQVVWGVAYGLPLSVEPMKALAALAIAGALSYGELVAAGLVAGAVLLLAGRTNAISSVERYVGEPVVRGVQLAVALLLAQTGVELGLGNLALAALAVALTLGVVLAGRPRAATLVVLGVGGAMAAATAGVPTPQLPALGVFPAGGPALTLGAVEGATAQLAMTVGNAAVATSLLCSDLFDADVSADDLSTSMGVMTLLSVPFGGLPMCHGSGGLAGKYAFGARTGGANVVLGALYVVAALFAGVVLAFPMALLGVLLVLVAAQLARSALGTESLALTVLVGLVGVATNVGVAFVVGVVLWLGASRLGAAGTADR from the coding sequence ATGGCACTCGCGGACGTTCGAGAGAGCAGGACGATTCGGTTCGACACCGGGGAGGTGACCGGCGCGTTGGGTGGTTCGGTTACGGTCCTCCCGATAGTCGTCGCGCTCGGCGCGCTGACGCCGATGTCGCTCTCGCACGTCCTCGTCGCCTTCGGCCTGTTCCAGGTCGTCTGGGGCGTCGCCTACGGCCTCCCGCTGTCGGTCGAACCGATGAAAGCGCTCGCGGCGCTCGCCATCGCCGGGGCGCTGAGCTACGGCGAACTCGTCGCCGCCGGCCTCGTCGCGGGCGCGGTACTCCTCCTGGCGGGTCGGACGAACGCCATCTCGTCGGTCGAACGCTACGTCGGAGAGCCGGTGGTTCGCGGCGTCCAACTCGCCGTCGCGCTCCTCTTGGCGCAGACCGGCGTCGAACTCGGCCTCGGCAATCTCGCGCTCGCGGCGCTGGCGGTTGCGCTCACGCTCGGCGTCGTCCTCGCGGGGCGGCCGCGGGCGGCGACGCTCGTCGTGCTCGGCGTCGGCGGGGCGATGGCGGCCGCGACGGCCGGCGTGCCGACGCCGCAGCTACCGGCTCTCGGCGTCTTCCCCGCTGGCGGTCCCGCGCTCACCCTCGGCGCCGTGGAGGGTGCGACGGCGCAGTTGGCGATGACCGTCGGCAACGCCGCCGTCGCCACGTCGCTTCTCTGCTCGGACCTCTTCGACGCGGACGTGTCGGCCGACGACCTCTCGACGAGCATGGGCGTGATGACGCTTCTCTCCGTCCCCTTCGGCGGGTTGCCGATGTGTCACGGTAGCGGCGGCCTCGCCGGCAAGTACGCTTTCGGCGCGCGGACCGGCGGCGCGAACGTCGTCCTCGGCGCCCTCTACGTCGTCGCCGCGCTGTTCGCGGGCGTCGTACTCGCGTTCCCGATGGCGCTTCTGGGCGTCCTCCTGGTGCTCGTCGCGGCGCAGTTGGCTCGGAGCGCACTTGGGACGGAGTCGCTCGCGCTGACCGTTCTCGTGGGCCTCGTCGGAGTGGCGACGAACGTCGGCGTCGCGTTCGTCGTCGGAGTCGTGCTGTGGCTCGGCGCGTCGAGGTTGGGCGCGGCCGGGACCGCAGACCGGTAA
- a CDS encoding substrate-binding domain-containing protein, translating into MKIQRRRFVQAAGVGAILGLSGCSSQNPSENDTDNGSTGNQSDSGGQGDGDGGNRRELTLATTTSTYDTGLLDELNPMFEERFDATINTIPQGTGAAIETGAAGDADVILVHARGAEDEFLQQGHGVNRRDVMFNDFVVVGPESDPAGIDGMDNATEAFSTIAETGSTFVSRGDDSGTNKKELLVWEEAGVDPGGQWYRAIGQGMGDTLNQASQSGAYTIADRGTYLSMQDEIDLVVHVQGPLQGGPVILQNPYGVIPVNPAQHDNVEYDLAMAYVGFLTSPEGQGTIDSYTANGSQLFFPNALSEEPNFEQYVPQGYSAEESQSLSRRDKQYLYWVEHHVPADY; encoded by the coding sequence ATGAAGATACAACGTCGACGGTTCGTTCAGGCCGCGGGCGTGGGGGCGATTCTCGGGCTGAGCGGCTGTTCGAGTCAGAATCCCTCCGAGAACGACACCGACAACGGTTCGACGGGCAACCAGAGCGACAGCGGCGGTCAGGGCGACGGCGACGGCGGTAACCGACGAGAACTCACGCTGGCGACGACGACGAGCACGTACGACACGGGTCTGCTCGACGAACTGAACCCGATGTTCGAAGAGCGGTTCGACGCGACCATCAACACCATCCCGCAGGGAACCGGCGCGGCCATCGAGACGGGCGCGGCCGGCGACGCAGACGTGATTCTCGTCCACGCGCGCGGGGCCGAAGACGAGTTCCTCCAGCAGGGTCACGGCGTCAACCGCCGCGACGTGATGTTCAACGACTTCGTCGTCGTCGGCCCCGAGAGCGACCCGGCGGGTATCGACGGGATGGACAACGCGACGGAGGCGTTCTCGACCATCGCCGAGACCGGGTCGACGTTCGTCTCCCGCGGCGACGACTCGGGGACGAACAAGAAGGAGTTGCTCGTCTGGGAGGAGGCGGGCGTCGACCCCGGCGGGCAGTGGTACCGCGCCATCGGTCAGGGGATGGGCGACACGCTCAACCAGGCGAGTCAGTCGGGCGCGTACACCATCGCCGACCGGGGGACGTACCTCTCGATGCAGGACGAAATCGACCTCGTCGTCCACGTGCAGGGGCCGCTGCAGGGCGGTCCGGTCATCCTGCAGAACCCCTACGGCGTCATCCCGGTCAACCCCGCCCAGCACGACAACGTCGAGTACGACCTGGCGATGGCGTACGTCGGCTTCCTCACGAGCCCCGAGGGGCAGGGCACCATCGACAGTTACACCGCCAACGGCTCGCAGCTGTTCTTCCCGAACGCGCTCTCGGAGGAGCCGAACTTCGAACAGTACGTCCCGCAGGGGTACAGCGCCGAGGAGAGTCAGTCGCTCTCGCGGCGCGACAAACAGTATCTCTACTGGGTCGAACACCACGTCCCGGCGGATTATTAG
- a CDS encoding ABC transporter permease produces MPAFGDLNLNYLVSVTIVSLYVSTVAVGISTLVSLPVSVGVAFGDFPGKRLLTTIISTGMGFPSVVVGLVVLLTLSNAGPLGDLQLLFTPQAMIISQTILATPVVLSVSISAVESVGGDLRDAAFAAGGTNTDVGLLVLREARYGIVTAVLAGYGRAISEVGSVLIVGGNIVYPPEQTSFTRTLTTAVTVEARRGNYETGLALGAVLLVLVLVVNALGGRIRDGGRA; encoded by the coding sequence ATTCCGGCCTTCGGCGATCTGAACCTGAACTACCTCGTCAGCGTCACCATCGTGTCGCTGTACGTGAGCACCGTCGCCGTCGGCATCAGCACGCTCGTCAGCCTCCCAGTCTCCGTCGGCGTCGCGTTCGGCGACTTCCCCGGAAAACGCCTCCTCACGACAATCATCAGCACCGGGATGGGCTTTCCGAGCGTCGTCGTCGGTCTCGTGGTCCTCCTGACGCTCTCGAACGCCGGCCCCCTCGGCGACCTCCAGTTGCTCTTTACGCCGCAGGCGATGATCATCTCACAGACGATTCTGGCGACACCCGTCGTCCTCAGCGTCTCCATCTCCGCCGTCGAGAGCGTCGGCGGCGACCTGCGCGACGCCGCCTTCGCCGCGGGCGGTACGAACACCGACGTGGGGCTACTCGTCCTCCGCGAGGCGCGCTACGGCATCGTCACCGCCGTCCTCGCGGGCTACGGCCGCGCCATCAGCGAAGTCGGTTCCGTGCTCATCGTCGGCGGCAACATCGTCTACCCGCCCGAGCAGACCTCCTTCACCCGGACGCTGACCACGGCCGTCACCGTCGAGGCCCGACGCGGGAACTACGAGACGGGGCTCGCGCTCGGCGCGGTGCTCCTCGTCCTCGTCCTCGTCGTCAACGCACTCGGCGGTCGCATCCGCGACGGAGGGCGGGCATGA
- a CDS encoding ATP-binding cassette domain-containing protein yields the protein MSATKEATDRLRLVADGVSHGFDGKPVLEDVSLTVEPGEVLAIVGPSGTGKTTLLRLLALFSRPNEGRIALDDALGGTHGATDGGSVATVRADGQADASMSGQADASMSGQADASMSGQADASTDGHADSDARDAWSLSDEERLGLRRRIGLVAQDRSLFSASVGYNAAYGLEVRRSRSARLRASLARTVGVWSPPDAALDALDTVGMADMVDKHAESLSSGEAQRVGVARAVAVDPDVLLLDEPTSNLDPRNTAVIEDAVREAKARGIGVALATHDMAQARRVADKTAVVLDGTCIEHGPTERVFESPRDDRARQFVAGELVY from the coding sequence ATGAGCGCGACGAAAGAAGCGACTGACCGCCTTCGCCTCGTCGCCGACGGCGTCTCTCACGGCTTCGACGGGAAGCCGGTCCTCGAAGACGTCTCGCTCACCGTTGAACCCGGCGAAGTGCTCGCCATCGTCGGCCCCTCCGGGACCGGAAAGACGACGCTGCTGCGACTCCTGGCGCTGTTCTCGCGGCCGAACGAGGGCCGAATCGCGCTCGACGACGCCCTCGGCGGAACCCACGGTGCGACCGACGGCGGCTCCGTCGCCACCGTTCGAGCGGACGGGCAGGCCGACGCATCGATGTCCGGGCAGGCCGACGCGTCGATGTCCGGGCAGGCCGACGCATCGATGTCCGGGCAGGCCGACGCATCGACGGACGGGCACGCCGACTCCGACGCCCGCGACGCGTGGTCGCTGTCGGACGAAGAGCGTCTCGGACTCCGGCGACGCATCGGCCTGGTCGCGCAGGACCGGTCGCTGTTCTCGGCGTCGGTCGGCTACAACGCCGCCTACGGCCTCGAAGTCAGGCGGTCGCGGTCGGCCCGGCTCCGCGCCTCGCTCGCGCGGACGGTCGGCGTCTGGTCGCCGCCGGACGCCGCGCTCGACGCGCTCGACACCGTCGGCATGGCAGACATGGTCGACAAACACGCGGAGTCGCTCTCGTCCGGCGAAGCCCAGCGCGTCGGCGTCGCGCGGGCGGTCGCGGTCGACCCCGACGTGCTCCTGCTCGACGAACCGACCTCGAATCTCGACCCGCGGAACACCGCCGTCATCGAGGACGCCGTGCGCGAGGCCAAAGCGCGCGGTATCGGCGTCGCGCTCGCCACGCACGACATGGCGCAGGCGCGCCGCGTCGCCGACAAAACGGCGGTCGTTCTCGACGGGACGTGCATCGAACACGGGCCCACCGAGCGCGTGTTCGAGTCGCCGCGCGACGACCGCGCCCGCCAGTTCGTCGCGGGCGAACTCGTCTACTGA
- a CDS encoding TOBE domain-containing protein, translated as MDGAFEAYLASDGVTFGDDDADLLRAVDDSGSVSAAAAALGRSRARALSRLETLEGAFGPLVERRRGGADGGGSELTDGAGALLHRFARLRAALSGTTGAREAVLYGRVAGVDGELGVVDTDAGPVRALVVGADGHVADGVDPQTPVQVSVRADAVTLHAPDDAPPSAATSARNRFEGVVSDLDSGTAVATVAVDIGADVPLFALVTAESVERLGLGDGVPVVASFKATATRATVVDDER; from the coding sequence ATGGACGGCGCGTTCGAGGCCTACCTCGCATCCGACGGCGTCACCTTCGGCGACGACGACGCCGACCTGCTCCGCGCGGTCGACGACTCCGGCTCCGTCAGCGCCGCTGCCGCCGCGCTCGGACGTTCCCGCGCCCGCGCGCTCTCTCGACTCGAAACGCTCGAAGGCGCCTTCGGCCCGCTCGTCGAGCGTCGACGCGGCGGGGCCGACGGCGGCGGGAGCGAACTCACCGACGGGGCCGGAGCGCTGCTCCACCGATTCGCGCGCCTCCGCGCGGCGCTCTCGGGGACGACGGGCGCGCGCGAAGCCGTGCTCTACGGCCGAGTCGCCGGCGTCGACGGCGAACTCGGCGTCGTCGACACCGACGCGGGACCGGTTCGCGCGCTCGTCGTCGGCGCCGACGGCCACGTGGCCGACGGGGTCGACCCACAGACGCCCGTGCAAGTGAGCGTCCGCGCCGACGCCGTGACGCTGCACGCGCCCGACGACGCGCCCCCGTCGGCGGCGACGAGCGCCCGCAACCGCTTCGAGGGCGTCGTCTCCGACCTCGACTCCGGCACCGCCGTCGCCACCGTCGCGGTCGATATCGGCGCGGACGTGCCGCTGTTCGCGCTCGTGACCGCAGAGAGCGTCGAACGGCTCGGATTGGGTGACGGTGTGCCCGTCGTCGCGTCGTTCAAGGCGACGGCGACGCGAGCGACGGTAGTCGACGACGAACGGTAG
- a CDS encoding dihydrodipicolinate synthase family protein — translation MEGIGPPLATPFDEDGDLDEEALRALVAWVEARGVDFLVPCGSNSEAELMSVEERARVVELVVEEASVPVLAGTGHPGLRETKRQTRLAADAGADGALVVTPFYFPHDEAALEAHYREVADDAEIPVYLYSVPAYTGVTLPSDAAGRLAGHPNVAGMKDSSGNLEAFGRTRRLAGDEFEFFVGAGSVAAHALDAGADGGILGLANVAPEACAEIYERHREGDAEGARELNAGLVELNRAVTSVHGVPGLKAAMRARGAPAGYARAPHQPVDDEAREELEALVAEL, via the coding sequence ATGGAAGGAATCGGACCACCGCTTGCGACCCCGTTCGACGAAGACGGCGACCTCGACGAGGAGGCGCTCAGAGCGCTCGTCGCCTGGGTCGAAGCCCGAGGCGTCGACTTTCTGGTCCCCTGCGGGTCGAACAGCGAAGCCGAACTGATGAGCGTCGAAGAGCGCGCCCGGGTCGTCGAACTCGTCGTCGAGGAGGCCTCCGTGCCGGTGCTCGCCGGAACCGGCCACCCCGGCCTGCGCGAGACGAAGCGGCAGACGCGGTTGGCCGCCGACGCGGGCGCCGACGGCGCGCTCGTCGTCACGCCGTTTTACTTCCCGCACGACGAGGCGGCGCTGGAAGCGCACTACCGCGAGGTGGCCGACGACGCCGAGATTCCGGTGTACCTCTACAGCGTCCCGGCGTACACGGGCGTCACGCTCCCGTCCGACGCCGCGGGTCGACTCGCCGGTCACCCGAACGTCGCCGGGATGAAAGACTCCAGCGGGAACCTCGAAGCGTTCGGCCGCACCCGACGACTCGCCGGCGACGAGTTCGAGTTCTTCGTCGGTGCCGGCAGCGTCGCCGCGCACGCGCTCGACGCGGGGGCCGACGGCGGCATCTTGGGCCTCGCGAACGTCGCCCCGGAAGCGTGCGCCGAGATATACGAACGCCACCGCGAGGGCGACGCCGAGGGCGCCCGCGAGTTGAACGCCGGTCTCGTCGAACTGAACCGCGCGGTGACGTCAGTCCACGGCGTCCCCGGACTGAAAGCGGCGATGCGTGCCCGCGGCGCGCCCGCCGGCTACGCCCGTGCGCCGCACCAACCGGTGGACGACGAGGCGCGGGAAGAGCTCGAAGCGCTCGTCGCGGAACTGTAA
- a CDS encoding potassium channel family protein yields the protein MRFVIVGYGRVGSRTARILAEEGHEVVLVENDRDKVERAREAGFEVIEGDGSNEAVLERAGLDDAVAVGGITGDLNTNYAVCMIAKEYGCRTVLRIDADYREEIYKEYAEDVDEIIYPERLGAAGAKTALLGGNFNAIGELTENLQLSAVTIPDGSPVVGKRVSEIALPSTARIYAHGDDREAMTIPLPQTTVEVGDRVALIVEQESLEDVRRQLLGDAAVESA from the coding sequence ATGCGATTCGTTATCGTCGGGTACGGTCGGGTCGGCTCTCGAACCGCGCGAATCCTCGCGGAAGAGGGCCACGAAGTCGTTCTGGTCGAGAACGACAGGGACAAAGTCGAACGCGCCCGAGAGGCCGGGTTCGAGGTCATCGAGGGCGACGGGAGCAACGAGGCCGTCTTGGAGCGCGCCGGACTGGACGACGCCGTCGCCGTCGGCGGCATCACGGGCGACCTGAACACGAACTACGCGGTCTGCATGATCGCCAAAGAGTACGGCTGTCGGACCGTCCTCCGCATCGACGCCGACTACCGCGAGGAGATATACAAAGAGTACGCCGAGGACGTCGACGAGATAATCTACCCCGAGCGACTCGGCGCGGCGGGCGCGAAAACCGCTCTCTTGGGCGGGAACTTCAACGCCATCGGCGAGCTCACCGAGAATCTCCAGCTGTCGGCGGTCACCATCCCCGACGGCTCGCCGGTCGTCGGCAAGCGAGTCAGCGAGATAGCGCTGCCGTCGACCGCCCGCATCTACGCTCACGGCGACGACCGGGAGGCGATGACGATTCCGTTGCCGCAGACGACCGTCGAAGTCGGGGACAGAGTCGCGCTCATCGTCGAGCAGGAGTCACTCGAAGACGTCCGCAGACAACTACTCGGAGACGCAGCGGTCGAGAGCGCCTGA
- a CDS encoding metal-dependent hydrolase, with the protein MMATTHALIGVVLALVVAPDGGLLPVAAAGLGGLFPDFDLYVDHRKTLHFPVYFSLAAFVAAVGAALVASPVALAVALFLAAAAIHSVMDIFGGGLELKPWEATSDRAVYDHFNGRWLAPRRWIRYDGAPEDFLLGAVFGIPALLVLSGTAQTVVALALAVSAAYSLLRKALVEVAERLVGTAPPELLVYVPERFVEDFR; encoded by the coding sequence ATGATGGCCACCACGCACGCCCTGATAGGGGTGGTGCTCGCGCTCGTCGTCGCTCCCGACGGCGGTCTCCTCCCGGTCGCAGCCGCCGGTCTCGGCGGACTGTTCCCCGACTTCGACCTCTACGTCGACCACCGAAAGACGCTCCACTTCCCGGTGTACTTCTCGCTCGCGGCGTTCGTCGCCGCCGTCGGCGCCGCGCTCGTCGCGTCGCCGGTCGCGCTCGCCGTCGCGCTGTTTCTGGCGGCGGCGGCGATCCACTCCGTGATGGACATCTTCGGCGGCGGCCTCGAACTCAAACCGTGGGAGGCCACCTCCGACCGCGCGGTGTACGACCACTTCAACGGGCGGTGGCTCGCGCCCAGGCGCTGGATTCGATACGACGGCGCACCCGAAGACTTCCTCCTGGGGGCCGTCTTCGGTATCCCGGCGCTCCTGGTGCTCTCGGGCACCGCGCAGACGGTCGTCGCCCTCGCGCTCGCCGTCTCGGCGGCGTACTCCCTGCTGCGGAAGGCGCTCGTCGAGGTGGCAGAGCGCCTCGTCGGCACAGCACCGCCGGAACTGCTCGTGTACGTCCCCGAACGCTTCGTCGAGGACTTCCGGTAG
- a CDS encoding GNAT family N-acetyltransferase: protein MDDEDDERESYRVRQYEPTDREAVLSLYETVFDRTDPNWFDWRYVENPYLDETPVAVAETESDGEIVGARPSVPIPLRAGDERVLAVVQVDPMVDPDHRRRGLFSKMVTHVYDHYATREPQVSIGFPNEAVLGALDKLGERLSLHRGVTREFPVYYRVQNPTALASLGGERAGKTLGKLATAATRGYLSLRTGTPADADVSVRRETGVPAEELAGLVAASPLSHVHADRDAEFYAWRYANPRFEYETLLAERRGSPVAAFVVGTQLGLDSAVVHVTDVAPLTGGEAWVDAVDALLARVVADNEDADLLSVFGEALPERLLGKYGFARNDEGPLSRVTSPNYLVARPLTDESVDEWTVGGRRLSDGERWRFTFCEREIG, encoded by the coding sequence ATGGACGACGAGGACGACGAGCGCGAGAGCTACCGCGTACGGCAGTACGAACCGACGGACCGAGAGGCGGTACTGTCGCTCTACGAGACAGTGTTCGACCGCACCGACCCGAACTGGTTCGACTGGCGCTACGTCGAGAACCCGTACCTCGACGAGACCCCCGTCGCCGTCGCCGAAACCGAGAGCGACGGCGAAATCGTCGGCGCGCGCCCGAGCGTCCCGATTCCGCTCCGCGCCGGCGACGAGCGCGTCCTCGCGGTGGTGCAGGTCGACCCGATGGTCGACCCCGACCACCGCCGGCGGGGTCTGTTCTCGAAGATGGTGACCCACGTCTACGACCACTACGCGACCCGCGAGCCGCAGGTCTCCATCGGCTTTCCCAACGAGGCGGTGCTCGGCGCGCTCGACAAACTGGGCGAGCGACTGTCGCTGCACCGCGGCGTCACGCGCGAGTTCCCGGTGTACTACCGCGTGCAGAACCCGACCGCACTGGCGTCGCTCGGCGGGGAGCGAGCGGGGAAGACGCTCGGCAAACTCGCGACGGCGGCGACTCGGGGATATCTCTCGCTCCGGACCGGCACCCCCGCGGACGCCGACGTGAGCGTTCGCCGCGAGACGGGCGTCCCCGCCGAGGAGTTGGCGGGCCTCGTCGCCGCGTCGCCGCTCTCGCACGTACACGCGGACAGAGACGCCGAGTTCTACGCCTGGCGGTACGCGAACCCGCGGTTCGAGTACGAGACGCTCCTCGCCGAGCGGAGAGGCAGTCCCGTCGCCGCGTTCGTCGTCGGCACGCAGCTGGGTCTCGATTCGGCCGTCGTCCACGTCACGGACGTCGCTCCGCTCACCGGCGGCGAGGCGTGGGTCGACGCGGTAGACGCGCTGCTCGCGCGCGTCGTCGCCGACAACGAGGACGCCGACCTGCTGTCGGTGTTCGGCGAAGCGCTCCCCGAGCGACTGCTCGGCAAGTACGGCTTCGCCCGGAACGACGAGGGGCCGCTCTCGCGGGTGACGAGTCCGAACTACCTCGTCGCGCGGCCGCTCACCGACGAGTCGGTGGACGAGTGGACGGTCGGCGGACGGCGGCTCTCGGACGGCGAACGCTGGCGGTTCACGTTCTGCGAGCGCGAAATCGGGTAA